The following are encoded in a window of Torulaspora globosa chromosome 4, complete sequence genomic DNA:
- the DFG5 gene encoding putative mannan endo-1,6-alpha-mannosidase (ancestral locus Anc_8.773), which yields MRLTRGANTRESSTTKNKTSSIIVKTIESSYHSISFVEIDHTTMMANHWICCLVLYLSGAASAMNLDITSKDSICNATALIQQGMMDYYEGTRYGGTVGMFQPPYYWWQSGEAFGGMIDNWFFCQSNSYESIIYDALLAQTGPHYDYMPENQTMVEGNDDQGVWGITLMGAVERNFTNPSNGTPGWLAMAQAIFNQLYSRWDAASCGGGLRWQIFTWNGGYNYKNTISNACLFQIAARLGRYTGNTTYLDVATKVFDWLVDVGYVVLKDEGNVFDGAEIDQNCTNIVTLEWTYNHGVVLGGLAYMYNATNGSTEWETRVTQILSGAESYFFKNSIMYESTCQQDSTVTCNNDQRSFKSIFSRMLGLTSVLVPSTQPVIDNLLQTSAQAAAASCSGGTDGHTCGLNWLKQANDGMYGLGEQMSALEVIQNLLVNKSPAPFKADTGGSSTGDASAGLNTSSANVLQNQLDITTGDRAGAAIITAVVLLVIVGGSIWMLF from the coding sequence ATGCGCTTGACGCGAGGCGCAAACACTAGAGAAAGCTCGACTACCAAAAATAAAACGTCGAGCATAATAGTCAAGACTATTGAAAGCAGCTATCACTCGATATCATTTGTCGAGATTGATCATACAACGATGATGGCTAATCACTGGATATGCTGTTTGGTGCTGTATCTCAGCGGAGCCGCTTCCGCAATGAACCTGGATATTACTTCGAAGGATTCGATATGTAATGCGACGGCGTTGATTCAACAAGGTATGATGGATTACTATGAAGGAACGAGATACGGTGGTACTGTGGGAATGTTCCAACCTCCGTACTATTGGTGGCAGAGTGGAGAAGCGTTTGGTGGTATGATCGATAATTGGTTCTTTTGTCAGAGTAACAGTTACGAAAGTATCATTTATGATGCTCTTTTAGCTCAAACCGGCCCCCACTACGATTATATGCCCGAGAACCAGACCATGGTGGAAGGTAATGACGATCAAGGTGTTTGGGGTATCACTCTTATGGGCGCTGTAGAGCGTAATTTCACGAACCCGAGCAATGGGACGCCTGGTTGGCTGGCCATGGCACAGGCTATCTTTAACCAGCTTTACAGTCGATGGGACGCGGCTAGTTGCGGTGGTGGTTTGAGATGGCAGATCTTCACATGGAACGGTGGTTACAATTACAAGAATACCATTTCGAATGCGTGTCTGTTCCAGATCGCGGCCAGATTGGGACGGTACACGGGCAATACCACGTACTTGGATGTGGCTACCAAGGTTTTCGACTGGCTTGTCGACGTTGGATACGTTGTGTTGAAGGACGAAGGTAACGTGTTCGACGGTGCGGAGATCGACCAAAATTGCACCAATATAGTCACGCTAGAGTGGACCTATAACCACGGTGTCGTTCTGGGCGGTCTGGCTTACATGTACAACGCAACCAACGGATCGACGGAATGGGAGACTCGTGTAACGCAGATTCTGTCTGGTGCTGAGTCTtattttttcaagaattccATCATGTATGAGAGTACATGCCAGCAGGATTCCACAGTCACCTGCAACAACGACCAgagatctttcaagagcatTTTCTCCAGAATGCTTGGTCTTACCAGTGTGCTTGTGCCCTCTACGCAGCCCGTCATCGACAATCTTCTGCAGACGAGTGCGCAAGCCGCGGCAGCTTCCTGCAGCGGCGGCACAGATGGCCATACATGCGGGCTGAACTGGCTCAAACAGGCAAACGACGGCATGTACGGTCTGGGAGAACAAATGTCTGCACTCGAAGTGATCCAAAACCTTCTGGTTAACAAAAGTCCGGCTCCGTTTAAAGCCGACACGGGAGGTTCTTCCACAGGTGACGCCAGCGCTGGTCTGAATACGTCATCTGCAAACGTTCTACAGAACCAGCTAGATATCACGACGGGGGATCGCGCGGGAGCCGCGATCATAACGGCAGTCGTGCTGCTGGTCATTGTCGGAGGATCCATTTGGATGCTCTTTTAA
- a CDS encoding ChAPs family protein (ancestral locus Anc_8.772): protein MFSQCSIPEVKEETVGQALQERRAKIPQFQDLGPPDLISMVKYIPSSTNQASNSHALDSGREAAPDKDKGADESSSFVNGLHSGEKLKGETGTFFYSLGVDSSDPTSIAIFLKGIADTISEEPQAWFGKTRNFHVARISFSSWNTFRKCDVNIVVHIPGTVQTFILDSQGEQLHIAPESDYEQDLLWAETFFSGVVRSMMLMKDNAEEGEVQNVVETLIINPLTSGQLDSVADMFIQLFPLVYPRGAELGGPCYVTTITRTNNYLVETLIEVVRLTRSVEACRPVLENLMKKYPESVVVLARVLLTNDLEVDAIELINSALLQLEDNDRQTADPDYKAELLCVQADFLLRVKQDYKLARKIAQNAVNCSPSEFRPWYLLAESYIKLKDIENALLTLNACPMTPLKEKYALKRVVPISDNSLHLPLPVDAVYDEVSSLDPQSIQKEHKNADPALANLAASNLKSIFQLTYSLLTEIVQITGWENLLKYRSKIFVMEEEYQVSSTEEVDRTDEPANDLPAPSQENGKQNSSVSSKRSLRSKRLCERWLDNLFMLLYEDLKTYTLWQTEQLYFEAQYSKYNKLTFEWELFGLCARRLGHLPEAARAFQKGLSQRFSAECARRLLEYCVKERQRVRIQSSSPNSEMTSSAVMARMNELDSTIIDLVVKVCCWNHRWYIEFSIILLDALSEAVQDMGMTKISNEISSRFSESVFRLVQDNLLDFFSKYTNSYYDN from the coding sequence ATGTTTTCACAGTGTTCCATTCCGGAAGTGAAGGAAGAGACTGTCGGACAGGCGCTCCAGGAACGGAGGGCTAAGATCCCTCAGTTTCAGGATCTGGGCCCTCCGGACCTGATCAGCATGGTCAAATATATACCATCTTCGACGAACCAGGCCAGCAATAGCCACGCGCTCGACTCCGGCCGAGAGGCAGCCCCAGATAAGGATAAAGGGGCCGACGAGTCGTCATCATTTGTGAATGGGTTGCATTCTGGTGAAAAGTTGAAGGGCGAGACGGGTACCTTCTTTTACTCTTTGGGAGTGGATTCTTCTGATCCTACATCAATTGCGATCTTTCTCAAGGGGATTGCTGATACGATTTCTGAAGAGCCGCAGGCGTGGTTCGGTAAAACCAGGAACTTCCATGTGGCGCGTATCTCGTTTTCCAGTTGGAACACTTTCAGAAAATGCGACGTCAACATTGTCGTGCATATTCCAGGTACAGTGCAAACGTTCATACTTGACTCTCAGGGCGAGCAATTACATATAGCGCCGGAAAGCGATTACGAGCAGGATCTGCTATGGGCAGAAACGTTCTTCAGCGGCGTGGTGAGATCCATGATGCTCATGAAGGACAATGCCGAGGAGGGAGAGGTGCAAAACGTTGTTGAGACCCTGATTATAAATCCGCTAACCTCTGGTCAGCTGGACAGTGTGGCAGATATGTTCATCCAGTTGTTTCCTTTGGTCTACCCTAGGGGCGCTGAGCTTGGCGGGCCCTGCTACGTTACGACTATCACGCGCACGAATAACTACTTGGTGGAAACCTTGATCGAAGTGGTGAGATTAACGCGTAGCGTCGAAGCGTGTCGTCCAGTCCTGGAGAATTtaatgaagaaatatcCGGAATCCGTGGTTGTGCTGGCTCGGGTGCTGCTCACTAACGATCTTGAAGTCGATGCTATCGAGCTGATAAACTCCGCGCTATTGCAGTTGGAAGATAACGACCGTCAAACTGCTGATCCAGATTACAAGGCAGAGCTTCTCTGCGTTCAGGCagactttcttctcaggGTCAAACAGGACTATAAGCTGGCAAGAAAGATTGCCCAGAATGCTGTAAACTGCTCGCCCAGCGAGTTCAGGCCGTGGTATCTTCTGGCTGAGTCGTATATTAAACTGAAGGATATCGAGAATGCCCTTTTAACATTGAACGCCTGTCCAATGACACCCTTGAAGGAAAAATATGCCCTCAAGAGGGTAGTACCAATTTCAGACAATTCTTTGCATCTCCCCTTACCGGTTGATGCCGTTTATGACGAAGTCAGCTCACTGGATCCGCAAAGCATTCAGAAAGAACATAAGAACGCAGACCCGGCGTTGGCAAACCTAGCCGCCTCCAATCTGAAGTCCATATTCCAACTGACCTACAGTTTGCTTACCGAGATAGTGCAGATCACAGGTTGGGAGAATCTGCTAAAATACAGATCGAAAATCTTTGTGATGGAAGAGGAGTATcaggtttcttcaactgaaGAGGTCGACAGAACCGATGAACCCGCCAACGATTTGCCAGCTCCATCACAGGAGAACGGCAAACAAAACAGCTCtgtctcttcaaagagatcaCTGCGGTCGAAAAGACTATGTGAAAGGTGGCTtgacaatctcttcatgCTACTTTATGAAGACCTAAAGACATACACCTTATGGCAGACAGAACAATTGTATTTCGAAGCACAATATTCCAAATATAACAAACTGACATTCGAATGGGAGCTGTTTGGTCTCTGTGCGCGCCGGCTCGGCCACTTGCCGGAAGCGGCAAGGGCCTTCCAGAAGGGCCTCTCACAAAGATTTTCCGCAGAGTGCGCTCGAAGGCTTCTCGAGTACTGCGTCAAGGAACGCCAGCGTGTCAGAATACAGTCCAGCTCACCAAACTCCGAGATGACCTCCTCCGCCGTCATGGCACGCATGAACGAGCTTGATAGCACCATCATCGATCTAGTCGTCAAGGTATGCTGCTGGAACCACCGTTGGTACATAGAGTTCTCCATCATTCTACTCGACGCTTTAAGTGAAGCAGTACAGGACATGGGCATGACCAAGATCTCAAATGAAATCTCGTCCAGATTCTCCGAGTCCGTCTTCCGATTGGTCCAAGACAATTTGCtcgacttcttctccaagtaCACAAACAGCTACTACGATAACTAA
- the TAF9 gene encoding chromatin modification protein (ancestral locus Anc_8.771), whose product MTSSSATTGAASAAEEATAQEDVPRDVRLLHLLLASQSIHQYEDQVPLQLMDFAFRYTRGVLKDAMVYNDYAEQPDEGLTVEDIRLAIAARTQYQFKPTAPKELLLQLASERNKKALPQVMGMWGVRLPPEKYCLTAKEWDLDDDETA is encoded by the coding sequence ATGACCAGTTCGAGTGCGACGACCGGCGCTGCTAGTGCTGCTGAAGAGGCTACTGCCCAGGAAGATGTGCCCCGCGACGTGCGGTTGCTGCATCTGCTTCTGGCGTCGCAGTCGATTCATCAGTACGAGGACCAGGTGCCCCTACAACTGATGGATTTCGCGTTCAGATATACGCGCGGTGTGCTCAAAGACGCCATGGTATACAATGACTATGCGGAGCAGCCGGACGAAGGGCTCACTGTCGAGGACATCCGGCTTGCGATTGCAGCTAGAACCCAGTACCAGTTCAAACCTACGGCGCCAAAGGAGCTGCTATTACAGTTGGCCAGCGAGCGGAATAAGAAGGCGCTGCCGCAGGTGATGGGCATGTGGGGGGTGCGATTGCCGCCAGAGAAGTACTGTTTGACTGCCAAAGAATGGGATTtggacgatgatgagacAGCGTGA
- the MBF1 gene encoding multiprotein-bridging factor 1 (ancestral locus Anc_8.770) — protein MSDWESTTVIGQRVRAGGGGPRANVARSQGQINAARRQGLVVSVDKKYGSTNAKGDSEGQRLTKVDRETDIVKPKKLDSSVGRTISRVRTEKKLSQKDLATKINEKPTVINDYEAARAIPNQQVLGKLERALGVKLRGKNIGEPLGGPKKK, from the coding sequence ATGTCAGATTGGGAATCTACTACAGTGATTGGTCAGAGAGTCAGAGCTGGTGGCGGCGGACCTCGTGCGAATGTGGCAAGGTCTCAGGGCCAGATCAACGCCGCCAGGAGACAGGGTTTGGTGGTCTCTGTGGACAAGAAATACGGCAGCACAAACGCCAAGGGCGATTCAGAGGGCCAGAGGCTGACCAAGGTGGATAGAGAGACAGATATTGTGAAGCCAAAGAAGTTGGACTCCTCTGTGGGGAGAACGATCTCGAGGGTTCGTacagagaagaagctttcccAGAAGGATCTGGCCACCAAGATCAACGAGAAGCCTACTGTGATCAACGATTACGAGGCCGCTAGGGCTATACCCAACCAGCAAGTGCTGGGTAAGCTGGAGAGAGCGCTTGGTGTCAAGCTTAGAGGTAAGAACATTGGTGAACCTCTCGGCGGaccaaagaagaaatag